From Medicago truncatula cultivar Jemalong A17 chromosome 7, MtrunA17r5.0-ANR, whole genome shotgun sequence, a single genomic window includes:
- the LOC11442979 gene encoding cationic amino acid transporter 2, vacuolar isoform X2 — translation MGGGVSQKGSWILFFTRRKQVDSPRQNTKPLLAKELSVYHLIAIGVGSTIGAGVYVLVGTVAREHSGPALAISFLIAGLAAGLSAFCYAELACRCPSAGSAYHYSYICLGEGVAWLIGWALLLEYTIGSAAVARGITPNLAPLFGGLDNLPFFLSRQHIPGIDIVVDPCAAILVLLVTGLLCLGIKESTVVQGIVTSVNVCALLFVIVAGGYMGFKSGWVGYELPTGYFPFGVDGMLAGSATVFFAYVGFDAVASTAEEVKNPQRDLPLGIGASLFLCCGMYMLVSVVVVGLVPYYAIDPDTPISSAFSDHGMQWAAYIINAGACTALISALMGGILPQPRILMAMARDGLLPPFFCDINKHTLVPVKGTIITGLAAAVLAFSMEVSDLAGMVSVGTLLAFTMVAISVLILRYIPPNKVPVPPSLQDSIVEIKVEYEEENIDLNRRRVVGWTIAIICLGAFVLTYAASCLTFLSSVRFALCGVGGTLLVSGFVFLTCMDQDDARHDFGHSGGFVCPFVPLLPVACILINSYLLINLGAETWLRVSVWLATGLLIYGFYGRTHSSLKDAIYVPASQVDERYQPPRSHAA, via the exons ATGGGTGGTGGTGTTTCACAAAAGGGTTCCTGGATATTATTTTTCACTAGAAGGAAGCAGGTTGATTCACCACGTCAAAACACTAAGCCTCTTCTTGCTAAAGAGTTATCTGTTTATCATCTCATTGCAATTG GTGTTGGTTCAACAATTGGTGCTGGAGTCTATGTTTTGGTTGGAACAGTAGCTAGAGAGCATTCTGGACCGGCTTTGGCTATTTCTTTTCTGATTGCTGGGTTAGCAGCTGGTCTTTCAGCCTTTTGTTATGCAGAGTTAGCTTGTAGATGCCCTTCTGCTGGGAGTGCATATCACTATTCATACATATGTCTTGGAGAAGG TGTTGCTTGGTTGATCGGCTGGGCCTTGTTACTGGAATATACGATTGGTAGCGCTGCTGTTGCTCGTGGCATAACCCCTAATCTT GCTCCACTTTTTGGTGGTCTGGACAATCTACCGTTCTTTTTGTCACGCCAGCATATTCCTGGGATTGATATTGTCGTGGACCCATGTGCAGCAATTTTGGTATTACTTGTTACAGGACTCCTATGTTTGGGGATCAAGGAG AGCACAGTGGTACAAGGCATAGTGACATCAGTGAATGTATGTGCATTGCTTTTTGTGATAGTAGCTGGTGGTTACATGGGATTCAAGTCTGGATGGGTTGGATATGAACTTCCTACCGG ATATTTTCCCTTTGGAGTTGATGGGATGCTTGCTGGTTCTGCGACAGTCTTTTTTGCATATGTAGGTTTTGATGCAGTTGCCAGCACTGCTGAAGAG GTGAAAAATCCTCAACGAGATTTGCCACTAGGCATTGGTGCTTCACTGTTTCTATGTTGTGGAATGTATATGCTGGTCTCTGTTGTTGTGGTTGGTTTAGTACCTTATTATGCTATTGATCCTGATACCCCCATATCCTCTGCATTTTCCGACCATGGGATGCAATGGGCCGC CTACATTATAAATGCTGGAGCTTGCACAGCTCTCATCTCAGCGTTGATGGGTGGGATACTTCCCCAG CCACGAATTTTGATGGCTATGGCAAGGGATGGACTACTGCCACCATTTTTTTGTGACATAAATAAGCACACTCTAGTTCCTGTCAAGGGCACAATAATTACCGGCCTAGCTGCTGCAGTCTTAGCATTTTCTATGGAAGTCTCTGATCTTGCAGGGATG GTCAGTGTGGGGACTCTTTTAGCATTCACCATGGTGGCAATATCTGTGCTGATCCTTAGATATATTCCTCCAAATAAAGTCCCAGTGCCTCCTTCTCTCCAGGATTCAATTGTAGAAATCAAAGTCGAATATGAAGAGGAAAATATCG ATCTAAATAGAAGAAGAGTTGTTGGGTGGACCATAGCGATCATATGCTTAGGGGCGTTTGTCCTCACATATGCAGCTTCATGTTTAACTTTCCTTAG TTCTGTTCGCTTTGCATTGTGTGGAGTTGGAGGCACTCTTCTTGTTTCTGGGTTCGTCTTCCTAACCTGTATGGATCAAGATGATGCAAGGCACGACTTTGGTCACTCTGGAG GTTTCGTATGTCCATTTGTTCCACTGCTTCCTGTAGCTTGCATTCTCATCAATTCCTACCTACTTATTAATCTTGG AGCGGAAACATGGTTGCGTGTTTCTGTATGGTTGGCAACAGGACTACTAATTTATGGGTTTTATGGCCGAACTCATAGTTCTCTAAAAGATGCAATTTATGTGCCAGCAAGTCAAGTTGACGAAAGATATCAACCTCCCAGAAGCCATGCTGCTTAA
- the LOC112416696 gene encoding crooked neck-like protein 1 — protein MSSCSKNAERKLGFLTRPTRVKNKNPAPIQITAEQILREARALQEPKIRPPKQKIIYGKELGTYHLRKRKEFEDLIRRVGGLNVNVWIKYAHWEESQKDVNRARSVWERALEQQVHYKNHTLWLKYAEFEMKNRFVNHARNVYDRAVILLPRVHQLWYEYIHMEKILGNVAGVREVFERWMEWMPDQHAWLSYIKYELKYNEIERLRGIFELFVTCHPSVGAWLRYAKFEMKNGEVPRARSVYERAVENIADDDDEAQQLFEAFAEFEQSCNEIERAKCISKIALDHVPPKGRAMLESSIF, from the coding sequence ATGTCTTCTTGTTCTAAAAACGCAGAAAGGAAGCTAGGTTTTCTCACTCGACCAACTAGGGTTAAGAACAAAAACCCTGCACCCATTCAAATCACAGCGGAGCAGATTCTTCGCGAAGCTAGGGCACTCCAAGAGCCTAAAATCCGTCCTCCAAAGCAGAAAATCATCTACGGAAAAGAGCTAGGCACTTACCATCTTCGAAAGCGAAAGGAGTTTGAAGATTTAATCCGGCGAGTTGGAGGATTAAACGTAAACGTATGGATTAAATATGCACATTGGGAAGAGTCACAGAAAGACGTCAATCGTGCACGTTCCGTTTGGGAAAGAGCCCTAGAACAACAAGTTCACTACAAAAACCATACTCTATGGTTAAAATACGCTGAGTTTGAGATGAAGAATAGATTCGTCAATCATGCAAGGAATGTTTACGATCGCGCTGTTATTCTTTTACCGCGGGTCCATCAATTGTGGTATGAGTACATACATATGGAGAAGATTCTTGGCAATGTCGCCGGAGTTAGAGAGGTTTTCGAGAGGTGGATGGAATGGATGCCTGATCAGCATGCATGGCTCTCTTACATAAAATATGAACTAAAGTACAATGAAATCGAACGACTTAGAGGAATTTTCGAGCTTTTTGTTACATGTCATCCTAGTGTTGGTGCTTGGTTACGTTATGCGAAATTTGAGATGAAGAATGGTGAAGTTCCTAGGGCAAGAAGTGTTTATGAAAGAGCTGTGGAGAATAttgctgatgatgatgatgaagctCAGCAGCTTTTTGAAGCTTTTGCTGAGTTTGAACAAAGTTGCAACGAGATAGAGCGTGCAAAGTGTATTTCTAAAATTGCACTTGATCATGTTCCCCCTAAGGGAAGAGCTATGCTGGAATCTTCTATTTTTTGA
- the LOC11442979 gene encoding cationic amino acid transporter 2, vacuolar isoform X1, producing the protein MGGGVSQKGSWILFFTRRKQVDSPRQNTKPLLAKELSVYHLIAIGVGSTIGAGVYVLVGTVAREHSGPALAISFLIAGLAAGLSAFCYAELACRCPSAGSAYHYSYICLGEGVAWLIGWALLLEYTIGSAAVARGITPNLAPLFGGLDNLPFFLSRQHIPGIDIVVDPCAAILVLLVTGLLCLGIKESTVVQGIVTSVNVCALLFVIVAGGYMGFKSGWVGYELPTGYFPFGVDGMLAGSATVFFAYVGFDAVASTAEEVKNPQRDLPLGIGASLFLCCGMYMLVSVVVVGLVPYYAIDPDTPISSAFSDHGMQWAAYIINAGACTALISALMGGILPQPRILMAMARDGLLPPFFCDINKHTLVPVKGTIITGLAAAVLAFSMEVSDLAGMVSVGTLLAFTMVAISVLILRYIPPNKVPVPPSLQDSIVEIKVEYEEENIGTSEVSKPLDVTRDFSIDYPLISKHRSKGNHLNRRRVVGWTIAIICLGAFVLTYAASCLTFLSSVRFALCGVGGTLLVSGFVFLTCMDQDDARHDFGHSGGFVCPFVPLLPVACILINSYLLINLGAETWLRVSVWLATGLLIYGFYGRTHSSLKDAIYVPASQVDERYQPPRSHAA; encoded by the exons ATGGGTGGTGGTGTTTCACAAAAGGGTTCCTGGATATTATTTTTCACTAGAAGGAAGCAGGTTGATTCACCACGTCAAAACACTAAGCCTCTTCTTGCTAAAGAGTTATCTGTTTATCATCTCATTGCAATTG GTGTTGGTTCAACAATTGGTGCTGGAGTCTATGTTTTGGTTGGAACAGTAGCTAGAGAGCATTCTGGACCGGCTTTGGCTATTTCTTTTCTGATTGCTGGGTTAGCAGCTGGTCTTTCAGCCTTTTGTTATGCAGAGTTAGCTTGTAGATGCCCTTCTGCTGGGAGTGCATATCACTATTCATACATATGTCTTGGAGAAGG TGTTGCTTGGTTGATCGGCTGGGCCTTGTTACTGGAATATACGATTGGTAGCGCTGCTGTTGCTCGTGGCATAACCCCTAATCTT GCTCCACTTTTTGGTGGTCTGGACAATCTACCGTTCTTTTTGTCACGCCAGCATATTCCTGGGATTGATATTGTCGTGGACCCATGTGCAGCAATTTTGGTATTACTTGTTACAGGACTCCTATGTTTGGGGATCAAGGAG AGCACAGTGGTACAAGGCATAGTGACATCAGTGAATGTATGTGCATTGCTTTTTGTGATAGTAGCTGGTGGTTACATGGGATTCAAGTCTGGATGGGTTGGATATGAACTTCCTACCGG ATATTTTCCCTTTGGAGTTGATGGGATGCTTGCTGGTTCTGCGACAGTCTTTTTTGCATATGTAGGTTTTGATGCAGTTGCCAGCACTGCTGAAGAG GTGAAAAATCCTCAACGAGATTTGCCACTAGGCATTGGTGCTTCACTGTTTCTATGTTGTGGAATGTATATGCTGGTCTCTGTTGTTGTGGTTGGTTTAGTACCTTATTATGCTATTGATCCTGATACCCCCATATCCTCTGCATTTTCCGACCATGGGATGCAATGGGCCGC CTACATTATAAATGCTGGAGCTTGCACAGCTCTCATCTCAGCGTTGATGGGTGGGATACTTCCCCAG CCACGAATTTTGATGGCTATGGCAAGGGATGGACTACTGCCACCATTTTTTTGTGACATAAATAAGCACACTCTAGTTCCTGTCAAGGGCACAATAATTACCGGCCTAGCTGCTGCAGTCTTAGCATTTTCTATGGAAGTCTCTGATCTTGCAGGGATG GTCAGTGTGGGGACTCTTTTAGCATTCACCATGGTGGCAATATCTGTGCTGATCCTTAGATATATTCCTCCAAATAAAGTCCCAGTGCCTCCTTCTCTCCAGGATTCAATTGTAGAAATCAAAGTCGAATATGAAGAGGAAAATATCGGTACTTCTGAAGTCTCAAAACCTTTAGATGTTACGCGAGATTTCTCCATTGATTACCCTCTTATTTCTAAACACCGTTCCAAAGGCAACC ATCTAAATAGAAGAAGAGTTGTTGGGTGGACCATAGCGATCATATGCTTAGGGGCGTTTGTCCTCACATATGCAGCTTCATGTTTAACTTTCCTTAG TTCTGTTCGCTTTGCATTGTGTGGAGTTGGAGGCACTCTTCTTGTTTCTGGGTTCGTCTTCCTAACCTGTATGGATCAAGATGATGCAAGGCACGACTTTGGTCACTCTGGAG GTTTCGTATGTCCATTTGTTCCACTGCTTCCTGTAGCTTGCATTCTCATCAATTCCTACCTACTTATTAATCTTGG AGCGGAAACATGGTTGCGTGTTTCTGTATGGTTGGCAACAGGACTACTAATTTATGGGTTTTATGGCCGAACTCATAGTTCTCTAAAAGATGCAATTTATGTGCCAGCAAGTCAAGTTGACGAAAGATATCAACCTCCCAGAAGCCATGCTGCTTAA
- the LOC11438449 gene encoding uncharacterized protein: protein MVKEHEKNPSVLQNNEFIASTSQGLLCEHKDSKVNYFDLGLCESCYKDEAGIFSDIDDEEVDGYLCNEKEMQCKNIIWENRRQEDEEQAADEAAAAADEAVAAAKKEFYEAILNKCTMEDMLEAKEHYESAVATLAKFRTRLGNKVNFDRLEKLSEDEDRLEKLFEDEPLADEEHY from the exons ATGGTAAAAGAGCATGAAAAAAATCCGTCTGTATTGCAAAACAATGAATTCATTGCATCTACTTCACAAGGTCTACTGTGTGAACACAAAGATAGCAAAGTGAACTATTTTGATCTTGGACTGTGTGAATCATGCTACAAGGATGAAGCGGGAATTTTCTCTGATATCGATGACGAAGAG GTTGATGGGTACCTTTGCAACGAGAAAGAGATGCAATGCAAGAATATAATATGGGAAAATAGGCGCCAAGAGGATGAG GAGCAAGCAGCTGATGAAGCAGCTGCAGCAGCTGATGAAGCAGTTGCAGCAGCTAAGAAGGAATTTTAtgaagctattttgaataaatgTACTATGGAGGATATGCTAGAAGCAAAAGAACATTATGAATCTGCTGTTGCAACTTTGGCAAAATTCAGAACG AGGCTCGGTAACAAAGTCAACTTCGATCGCCTTGAAAAATTATCTGAAGACGAAGATCGccttgaaaaattatttgaagACGAACCA ttggcTGATGAGGAACATTACTGA